The genomic region GGCCTATTGGATGAAGAAGAAGGCCCATTGTTGAAAAGGTCTTAGATTAACTAAACATATAGTAGGATCTGGTGAGTAAGATGAGCATTCTTGGATTTTTTTAAGGTATGGTGCCATAGTTAATGTAGGACCACTGTTTCAAGTCCATAGCTTTATTACTAGAACAGCAATCTTTGAGTTAATATCATTTAATATTTCCCTGACCGTCTTTCCTTTCATAAAGAATATTTTGTATTCTATAATAGAAACCTATttctctgcttttaaaaaatgttctttctAACATAAGGATACAGCttttaaaatagtttcaggtaggtatccatgtctgtctgtagcagtaaaccAAAATTCGAGTTCAGTAACcccttagaggccaacaaaattttccagggtataagcatttGCAAGCTGAAGCTCACTTTGTCCAACATCTTTAAAgggctactggattcaaattatattcagcttttaaaatataatttattacattacaCCCCTGCTTTTCCTCTCAAACGTTTGTAGTAGCTTTCAGGAAATCTTCCATCAAGGCAGTTTACATGGAAAAATTTGTTCAGAGTATGTGCTCCATCACAACATTCTGCTGGCCACTCTAGACCAACAAATAATTCTCTTCTTCCTCATGCATTCTTCATGCATGTGTGAGATGGGGGAAAGATGCCACTTCCCTTTTTTCTCCTTTAGTTGGTCGAATGTACTTGAGCAGTAGGTTCAAGAGGAAAAATAATCCACAGTGTCTCTGAGAATCaaagaatatatatttttttaaagttttattttatgcacacacacaaatctaaAAGGTAAAAAATATGAAATACAaagagcaaaaaaataaaaataaaaacacaggtTTTAACTTCCTAAATATACAAGACTTCAGACATCTCTCTGAAGGTGAATTACTCAGAGTAGACAACTCCATTCAGAAAGTGCATGTAAATACCCCCTCTTGCTGTTCTTAAAGAATACATCTTGCTTTAAAATGGTACTGGGATCAGAAATGCTACGATTTCAAAATCAGGAGGCACAACTGACATTTAGACTTCCACTTCAGCTTCTCACAAACTTTTGGTCACATATGAATGATGTtaatgtgagaaaaaatacagaagagaatGTCAATGTGCAGACACTGTAGCTTTCCCATTTGCATTAAAGACAACTTAATACAAGGTCAACTTAAGCCTCACATGAGAAAAAGCCGTTTTCTGACTTTGGCTAGTTGTCATCTCTGTATCTGTATTGCTGACGCCTTCTCTCCCTGTCCCAGGACTTTTCTCCTCATTCAGGGCCCTGTACAGAATGTAACGGAGAGGCTCCCTGAACTGCTTCTCCCTATGGCTACCTACTAGGAAGTAAATTACTGGATTGATACCACTGTTCACAGAAGCAAGTAGGTAAAAACATTTAGGGAGTTTACAATAACCCAACTCTCTGAGAAAGAGTTGTATACTGAGGGGAATCGCAAAAATGATGAAGCAGAGGACAGTGAGTAAAATAACTGTATAGAGGTGTCCTGCATAGCGTTGTTGTAAACAGTACCTCACCTTTATGAACAGGGCAAGGCTAGACAGAATCATGAATGGGGTGACGATAAAGAGGTTGACAACAGTGATTACTGTGGTCATATTTTGACACACAGGATCAACCCATAAGGAACAATAGAAAATGTTAACGCCAGAAAACACTATGGCAAGGGACCACAGCACTGCAGATACAGAAACAGACCCCCACTTAGGCCAATAAGATCGGTACCAGATTGGAAAAAGAGCACAGCAACATCTCTCAGTGCTGATGGCTGTCAGAAAATACATGCTACTGCTGTATAAGAACAATTCCATCTTGTATAATATATGCATCAGTGTGCACAAGGGGAAATTGTAGCTACCAAAGTATTCAGCAGCAAAAACTGTGATGACAAACAGGCAGCAGAGGAGAAAAGCAA from Eublepharis macularius isolate TG4126 chromosome 2, MPM_Emac_v1.0, whole genome shotgun sequence harbors:
- the LOC129323541 gene encoding mas-related G-protein coupled receptor member H-like; amino-acid sequence: MAEMTTAMLPLAGQSNNCWVYNGTECNNRVHTSTDGVIYMINQVICLFGLSGNGLVLWFLTFNIQKNSFIIYIFSLAVADFAFLLCCLFVITVFAAEYFGSYNFPLCTLMHILYKMELFLYSSSMYFLTAISTERCCCALFPIWYRSYWPKWGSVSVSAVLWSLAIVFSGVNIFYCSLWVDPVCQNMTTVITVVNLFIVTPFMILSSLALFIKVRYCLQQRYAGHLYTVILLTVLCFIIFAIPLSIQLFLRELGYCKLPKCFYLLASVNSGINPVIYFLVGSHREKQFREPLRYILYRALNEEKNSTL